From a region of the Pseudodesulfovibrio senegalensis genome:
- the rsmH gene encoding 16S rRNA (cytosine(1402)-N(4))-methyltransferase RsmH: MEREVVDPASKHKTVLLHEVVEWLRPEPGKRYMDGTLGMGGHSLAILEASLGRAELIGLDRDEKALELARQRLAGHAENIHLFHQPFSEFEDALDELGWEGVDGAVLDLGVSSMQLDEADRGFSFLHDGPLDMRMDSDGDLEPAETLVNTLNHGQLARIIREYGGDPMAGKIASAILRERESEPITTTLRLASIVERAYPPKMRRQARNHPATRTFQGLRIAVNRELEELDTFLSSIIGRLNPGGRLAIISFHSLEDRAVKWAFREAAKACKCPHHQLHCTCDGVPKIKVLTKKPLMASDEEMQGNPRSRSAKLRVAERLGPEGQRA, from the coding sequence ATGGAAAGAGAAGTGGTGGATCCGGCCTCGAAACACAAAACGGTTCTTTTACATGAAGTGGTGGAATGGCTTCGTCCCGAACCGGGCAAACGGTACATGGACGGAACCCTTGGAATGGGTGGCCACAGTCTGGCTATTCTCGAAGCGTCCCTGGGCAGGGCCGAGCTTATCGGCCTGGACCGCGACGAGAAGGCATTGGAGCTGGCACGGCAACGGCTGGCAGGCCATGCAGAAAACATCCATCTTTTCCACCAGCCTTTCAGCGAGTTCGAAGATGCTTTGGACGAACTCGGCTGGGAGGGCGTTGACGGCGCAGTGCTCGATCTGGGCGTTTCGTCCATGCAGCTCGACGAAGCGGACAGGGGGTTCAGCTTCCTGCACGACGGGCCGCTGGACATGCGCATGGACAGCGACGGCGATCTCGAACCCGCCGAAACGCTGGTCAACACCCTCAACCATGGGCAGCTCGCACGCATCATCCGTGAATACGGCGGCGACCCCATGGCAGGCAAGATAGCATCGGCAATTCTGCGTGAACGTGAATCGGAACCGATCACGACCACGCTGCGTCTGGCAAGCATCGTGGAGCGTGCCTATCCGCCCAAGATGCGCAGGCAGGCACGAAACCATCCGGCAACCCGGACGTTTCAGGGATTGCGAATAGCAGTGAACAGGGAATTGGAGGAACTTGACACCTTCCTCTCCTCAATCATCGGACGTTTGAATCCGGGTGGCAGGCTGGCCATCATCTCGTTTCACTCCCTGGAAGACAGGGCCGTGAAATGGGCGTTCAGGGAAGCGGCAAAAGCATGTAAATGCCCGCACCACCAGCTGCATTGCACCTGCGATGGCGTCCCGAAAATCAAGGTGCTGACCAAGAAGCCGCTCATGGCAAGCGACGAGGAAATGCAGGGCAATCCCCGCAGCCGCAGCGCAAAGCTCAGAGTGGCCGAACGGCTCGGACCGGAAGGACAACGGGCATGA
- a CDS encoding division/cell wall cluster transcriptional repressor MraZ gives MRFRGHAHRSLDEKGRLILPPDFKDKILSEVPEGKLVLTIWEKHVIGITPSQWDRLEEELEKIKAPSRQMQNIIRIFYSGYEEVGVAKNGRIALPAHLRKSGKLEREVVVMGAGRRFEIWPAESFESLLEEDYDVSEELAENNVSIPF, from the coding sequence ATGCGATTTCGCGGTCACGCACATAGAAGCCTGGACGAAAAGGGCAGGCTCATATTGCCACCGGACTTCAAGGACAAAATATTGTCCGAGGTTCCGGAGGGCAAGCTCGTGCTGACCATCTGGGAAAAGCATGTCATCGGCATAACCCCGTCCCAATGGGACAGGCTGGAAGAGGAACTCGAGAAGATCAAGGCACCCAGCCGCCAGATGCAGAACATCATCCGCATCTTCTATTCCGGCTATGAGGAAGTGGGCGTGGCCAAGAACGGGCGTATCGCCCTGCCCGCCCATCTGCGCAAGAGCGGCAAGCTGGAACGGGAAGTCGTGGTCATGGGCGCGGGCAGGCGCTTTGAGATCTGGCCGGCAGAAAGCTTCGAAAGCCTTCTCGAAGAAGATTACGACGTTTCCGAGGAGCTGGCGGAAAACAACGTCAGCATACCCTTCTAA
- the pyk gene encoding pyruvate kinase: MDRHIKIIATLGPATETEEEIRKLVHSGAKIFRLNFSHGGEEFFERMVGIIRKLEEETGFTLTVLQDLSGPKVRTEDVGLGALEINKGTEVLLGTREQAGATDEPFICLNMPDLLEVIQEGDPVALSDGMLRFTAIRREGEHLVRLRAINSGLAPPRKGISFPGKTTPLAALTDKDKKDLAFGMKLGVDCVAMSYVQKPEDIIQLRAEMAKHGRKIPIIAKLERSAAIEALDSILEVTDGVMVARGDLGLEMNLAELPAMQKRIIRACNKLGKPVIVATQMLLSMVNSPMATRAETTDVANAILDGADCIMLSEETAIGRYPDEAVRFMRTIAYEIENFYYEQRNDEDTRFGDLEHPATYLAYAAAMLAAKTKARAIVSHSTSGATARILSSCRPRQSVYALTSDPVARHFCNLSWGVIPAVPDTSLSNHQERAEEFVKNHPAFEDDDVVIIAAGQPDPARDASRTQTNVVKLFVK, from the coding sequence ATGGACAGGCATATCAAGATCATTGCCACGCTGGGACCGGCCACGGAAACCGAAGAGGAAATCCGCAAGTTGGTCCATTCCGGGGCCAAGATATTCCGGCTCAATTTTTCACATGGCGGCGAGGAGTTTTTCGAGAGGATGGTCGGCATCATCCGCAAACTCGAGGAAGAAACCGGTTTTACCCTGACAGTGCTTCAGGATTTGTCCGGCCCCAAGGTACGTACCGAAGATGTGGGGCTGGGGGCGCTGGAAATCAACAAGGGCACCGAGGTGCTGCTGGGCACCCGGGAGCAGGCAGGCGCCACCGACGAACCGTTCATCTGTCTGAATATGCCCGATCTGCTCGAGGTCATTCAGGAAGGGGACCCGGTGGCCCTTTCCGACGGCATGCTGCGTTTCACCGCGATCAGGCGCGAGGGCGAGCACCTTGTGCGCCTGCGGGCCATCAATTCCGGACTCGCCCCGCCCCGCAAGGGTATATCGTTTCCGGGCAAGACCACGCCGCTGGCCGCGCTGACGGACAAGGACAAGAAGGATTTGGCCTTCGGCATGAAGCTGGGTGTGGATTGCGTGGCCATGAGTTACGTGCAGAAACCCGAAGACATTATCCAGCTGCGCGCGGAAATGGCCAAGCACGGGAGAAAGATTCCCATCATTGCCAAGCTCGAACGCTCCGCGGCCATTGAAGCATTGGACAGCATCCTTGAAGTGACCGACGGCGTGATGGTGGCGCGCGGCGACCTCGGTCTGGAAATGAACCTTGCCGAATTGCCGGCCATGCAGAAGCGCATCATCCGCGCCTGCAACAAACTCGGCAAGCCGGTCATTGTGGCCACGCAGATGCTGCTTTCCATGGTCAACAGCCCCATGGCCACCCGGGCCGAGACAACGGACGTGGCCAACGCCATCCTTGACGGCGCGGATTGCATCATGCTTTCCGAGGAAACCGCCATAGGCCGTTATCCGGACGAGGCCGTGCGTTTTATGCGCACCATTGCCTACGAGATAGAGAATTTTTATTATGAACAGCGAAATGACGAGGATACCCGCTTCGGCGACCTGGAGCATCCGGCCACGTATCTGGCCTATGCGGCCGCCATGCTGGCCGCCAAGACAAAGGCCAGAGCAATCGTTTCGCATTCCACCTCAGGGGCCACGGCGCGCATCCTTTCCTCATGCCGTCCCCGCCAATCCGTGTACGCCTTGACATCCGACCCGGTTGCACGGCACTTTTGCAACCTGTCATGGGGGGTTATTCCTGCGGTTCCGGACACGTCGCTGTCCAACCATCAGGAACGGGCCGAAGAGTTCGTGAAGAATCATCCGGCGTTCGAGGACGACGATGTCGTTATCATTGCTGCCGGCCAGCCCGACCCTGCCAGGGACGCGTCCAGAACACAGACCAATGTGGTCAAGCTGTTCGTAAAGTAG
- a CDS encoding HD-GYP domain-containing protein, with translation MSMKHEITDGLNEEYYQINPDILGSFNKFRPPLNLYRFDENVARIIPYYKVGGRLSNEQIEELAELTKEGIIFVSRDDHPVYVKHISYQLDLVLVDKNLKEREIGDIFTQALTRRCKEFFEQPVPIVFDKLWTDMMVLTEYLFNDIHRSRALARRLNKEYSLETHAVNTGFFGLALYGAMRKRDFEEGGVKRKMFDRMTAGLFLHDLGMTKVPSFILQKSKPLTGEERAKVNQHPMLGYQMLAKLDLKYPEVEECVVGHHERVTGNGYPQKKSGDTMGYFGKLCGLADSFCAMTSKRPFRGDPMTAEEAANKLLMDKGYDPTMTGMLRKLVTDLKLK, from the coding sequence ATGTCCATGAAGCACGAGATCACAGACGGCCTCAATGAGGAATACTACCAGATCAATCCCGACATTCTCGGTAGTTTCAACAAGTTCCGACCTCCCTTGAATCTGTATCGGTTTGACGAGAACGTGGCCCGCATCATTCCATATTACAAGGTCGGGGGCAGGCTTTCCAACGAGCAGATCGAGGAACTGGCGGAATTGACCAAGGAAGGGATCATCTTTGTTTCGCGCGATGACCATCCCGTCTACGTCAAGCATATCAGTTACCAGCTGGACCTCGTTCTTGTGGACAAGAACCTCAAGGAACGTGAAATCGGGGACATCTTCACGCAGGCGCTCACACGCCGGTGCAAGGAGTTCTTCGAGCAGCCGGTTCCCATTGTTTTCGACAAGCTCTGGACCGACATGATGGTCCTGACGGAATATCTCTTCAACGACATCCACCGGTCCCGGGCCTTGGCCCGCAGGCTCAACAAGGAGTATTCGCTGGAGACCCATGCCGTGAATACCGGTTTTTTCGGTTTGGCCCTGTATGGCGCAATGCGCAAACGGGATTTCGAGGAAGGCGGTGTGAAGCGCAAGATGTTCGACCGCATGACCGCCGGACTGTTTCTGCATGATCTCGGCATGACCAAGGTCCCTTCCTTCATATTGCAGAAAAGCAAGCCGCTGACCGGAGAGGAACGGGCCAAGGTCAACCAGCACCCCATGCTGGGCTACCAGATGCTTGCCAAGCTGGACCTCAAGTATCCGGAAGTGGAGGAATGCGTGGTCGGGCACCATGAGCGGGTCACGGGCAACGGCTATCCGCAGAAGAAAAGCGGGGACACCATGGGGTATTTCGGCAAATTGTGCGGTCTGGCCGATTCATTTTGCGCCATGACCTCCAAGCGTCCGTTCCGTGGGGATCCCATGACTGCCGAAGAAGCCGCCAACAAGCTGCTCATGGACAAGGGGTACGACCCGACCATGACCGGCATGCTGCGCAAGCTGGTCACGGATCTCAAACTCAAGTAG
- a CDS encoding HPP family protein — MMLRKRAWDMMRDDFAAVREDASLAEAIRVMRESMKEHPENYVVVVKNKAGKLVGVVSIRSVLTAVKKSVLKEENLKQVGETDWDQAFRDACLICTQMRLDDYIERNIPVLRPNDPALVVLDNFLKDKNHWGVVVEGGKVIGVVYIADLYREMTRDMVKLF; from the coding sequence ATGATGCTCAGAAAACGCGCCTGGGACATGATGCGAGACGATTTTGCCGCGGTACGCGAAGACGCCAGTCTGGCCGAGGCCATCCGCGTCATGCGCGAGTCCATGAAGGAACACCCGGAAAACTATGTTGTTGTGGTCAAGAACAAGGCCGGGAAGCTCGTGGGCGTGGTTTCCATCCGCAGTGTCCTGACGGCTGTCAAAAAATCCGTGCTCAAGGAAGAGAACCTCAAGCAGGTGGGCGAAACCGATTGGGATCAGGCCTTCAGGGACGCCTGTCTCATCTGCACCCAAATGCGGCTGGACGATTACATTGAACGGAACATCCCCGTTCTCAGGCCCAACGACCCTGCACTGGTCGTGCTCGACAACTTCCTCAAAGACAAAAATCATTGGGGCGTGGTCGTGGAAGGCGGCAAGGTCATCGGCGTTGTCTACATCGCCGACCTGTACCGTGAAATGACACGGGACATGGTCAAACTTTTCTAG
- a CDS encoding DUF3108 domain-containing protein — protein MVFFAAPQALAMPFHAGEKLSYEIYWTVVHAGSATLEVLPEKDVAGKPALGFLAEARSTPFVDAFYKVRDRIESWTDPDVERSYLYLKRQREGDYSKDVELRFEPDARRTLRYVRGELRRTLEQPEYVFDPLAILFAFRKQTLYKTMRFSGPVTDGKVSVSGEAYVEGMDTLDTPLGEVPCFRVRLDVKHLSGVFRKSDDAELLVWFSADERRLPVRVKSKVVVGHFTMELVGYDPGRETCAAQVP, from the coding sequence ATGGTCTTTTTCGCGGCGCCGCAGGCTCTGGCCATGCCTTTCCATGCCGGAGAAAAGCTCAGCTACGAAATATACTGGACCGTGGTGCATGCCGGATCTGCTACCCTGGAGGTCCTGCCTGAAAAGGATGTCGCGGGCAAGCCCGCGCTGGGCTTTCTGGCCGAGGCCCGGTCCACTCCCTTTGTGGATGCCTTCTACAAAGTGCGCGATCGCATCGAGTCGTGGACCGATCCGGATGTTGAGCGGTCCTACCTGTACCTCAAACGGCAGCGGGAGGGAGACTACAGCAAGGATGTGGAACTGCGTTTTGAGCCGGATGCCCGCAGGACGTTGCGCTATGTGCGCGGCGAGTTGCGGCGGACGCTGGAACAGCCCGAATATGTCTTTGATCCACTGGCCATTCTTTTCGCCTTTCGCAAGCAGACGTTATACAAGACCATGCGTTTCAGCGGCCCGGTCACGGACGGCAAGGTCAGCGTTTCCGGCGAGGCATATGTGGAGGGCATGGATACCCTTGATACACCGCTGGGCGAGGTGCCGTGCTTCCGGGTGCGGTTGGACGTGAAACATCTTTCCGGGGTGTTTCGCAAGTCGGACGATGCAGAGCTTCTGGTCTGGTTTTCCGCGGACGAGCGCCGCCTTCCCGTGCGGGTCAAATCCAAGGTGGTGGTGGGGCATTTCACCATGGAACTGGTGGGGTATGACCCCGGCCGGGAGACCTGTGCAGCACAGGTTCCCTGA
- a CDS encoding methyl-accepting chemotaxis protein: MLRKITINTRMIILIVVVLLMAAGFGWTFLSGVGEVKDIGVDRANKAMNEGERRKLQVATHSMAVAIGAAIRDMPVLEQKVATIRALVDDVRFEEDKSGYFFVYNKTTNVALPPNKKLQGKDLGDLKDKNGVQLVSELFKLSQKGGGFLVYIWPKPGKGDQPKLSYAEMIPGTDMWIGTGVYLDNVEEQTAAIASDIDDVVSGLIWIVGSIAAAICLLAILPFCILVARSVITPINEALVLANTVASGDMTVEIDTSQTDEPGKLSAALGTMTSRLDGIVGQVKEGAQSVASGSVEISGSAQSLADGATRQAASVEEVSASMEEMIGQIRLNTDNAQQTESMATRTAEDAQQGGDAVMEAVDSIKNIAEKISIIEEIARQTNLLALNAAIEAARAGEAGKGFAVVAAEVRKLAERSGMAASEISELSESTLAKADQAGSMLNKMVPDIRKTAELVQEIATASIEQNTGAEEINKAIQELDHVIQQNASASEEMASTAQEFTAQAEQLLATMEFFKTRETGTGMQGGPTIRKRRPATAALPRPETKPETKQESGGTTLDMDQESDSDFERF; encoded by the coding sequence ATGCTGAGAAAAATCACCATCAACACACGGATGATCATCCTGATCGTGGTCGTGCTGCTCATGGCGGCCGGCTTCGGCTGGACGTTTTTGTCCGGTGTCGGCGAGGTCAAGGACATTGGCGTGGACCGCGCCAACAAGGCCATGAACGAAGGCGAACGGCGCAAGCTGCAGGTGGCCACGCACAGCATGGCCGTGGCCATAGGCGCCGCCATCCGCGACATGCCCGTGCTGGAGCAGAAAGTCGCGACCATCCGTGCGCTTGTGGACGATGTGCGCTTTGAAGAAGACAAGTCCGGCTACTTTTTCGTCTACAACAAGACCACCAACGTGGCCCTGCCCCCCAACAAGAAGCTGCAGGGCAAGGACCTCGGCGACCTCAAGGACAAAAACGGCGTCCAGCTGGTCAGCGAGCTGTTCAAGCTGTCCCAAAAGGGCGGTGGCTTTCTGGTCTACATCTGGCCCAAGCCCGGCAAGGGAGACCAACCCAAACTTTCCTATGCGGAAATGATTCCCGGCACGGATATGTGGATCGGAACGGGCGTGTACCTCGACAACGTGGAAGAACAGACCGCGGCCATTGCCAGCGACATCGACGACGTGGTTTCCGGACTCATCTGGATCGTGGGTTCCATTGCCGCCGCAATATGCCTGTTGGCAATCCTGCCCTTCTGCATTCTGGTGGCCCGCTCGGTCATCACGCCCATCAATGAGGCACTCGTCCTTGCAAATACCGTGGCCTCGGGCGACATGACCGTGGAAATCGACACCAGCCAGACCGACGAACCCGGCAAGCTGAGCGCGGCCCTCGGCACCATGACCTCCCGGCTCGACGGCATAGTTGGTCAGGTCAAGGAAGGCGCGCAAAGCGTTGCCTCCGGGTCCGTGGAAATCAGCGGTTCTGCACAGAGCCTTGCGGACGGGGCAACCCGTCAGGCCGCCTCCGTTGAAGAGGTCTCGGCCTCCATGGAAGAAATGATCGGCCAGATTCGCCTGAACACGGACAATGCCCAGCAGACCGAGTCCATGGCCACACGCACGGCCGAGGACGCGCAACAGGGTGGCGACGCGGTCATGGAAGCCGTGGACTCCATCAAGAATATCGCGGAAAAAATCTCCATCATCGAGGAAATCGCCCGGCAGACCAACCTGCTGGCCCTGAACGCGGCCATTGAAGCGGCGCGGGCAGGAGAAGCGGGCAAGGGCTTTGCCGTGGTGGCTGCCGAAGTGCGCAAGCTCGCGGAACGCAGCGGCATGGCAGCCTCGGAGATCAGCGAGCTTTCGGAATCGACCCTGGCCAAGGCCGACCAGGCCGGCTCCATGCTGAACAAGATGGTGCCGGATATCCGCAAGACAGCGGAACTGGTTCAGGAAATCGCCACGGCAAGCATTGAACAGAACACCGGTGCCGAGGAAATAAACAAGGCCATTCAGGAGCTGGACCACGTCATCCAGCAAAACGCCTCCGCGTCCGAGGAGATGGCTTCAACGGCACAGGAATTCACGGCACAGGCAGAACAACTGCTCGCCACCATGGAATTCTTCAAAACACGCGAGACCGGAACCGGCATGCAGGGCGGCCCGACGATCCGCAAACGGCGCCCTGCAACAGCGGCCCTGCCCCGCCCCGAGACAAAACCGGAAACGAAACAGGAATCCGGCGGAACGACGCTGGACATGGACCAGGAATCCGACAGCGACTTCGAACGATTCTGA
- a CDS encoding CHASE sensor domain-containing protein, producing the protein MRWNTLSLDHKLKLIILGTLLMALVLSQTMNVFTVVHAYRQEFSHRMEGTARLVAAASVAALDFNDPAAARENLASLRMMSEISGAAIYDQNGKLFSAIGTPPKNHEAMGTTMTMTNCEVCSPILSAGEKTGTLVIRGSLAGQWDILTTDAVFSMATLVLIFALSGFVGSLLRRKMLAPLKEITTVVTDISQSQDYSRRVHHQSNDEIGTLVNEFNAMLDEIGKRDNWLQSHREMLEDIVRHRTRMLREKKQELQEKNTQLHIEMREREKAEMIREEVERLNRHDLKSSLTLVIGYPEILLGTEGLTHEQRRYIKRIEAAGYRMLDMVRNHLDMFKMEKGIYTLRNNRLDMVELLCGLEEEFVPLLRSSQVALNMSMNGKDITGMEEFSIQGEDPLIRAMARNLIQNAVEASGKGDTVYVYLRNGTRKRLTIQNSGMVPKEILPRFFEKYATHGKEHGTGLGTYFAALVARTHQAGIAMKTDAARGTRITVTFKG; encoded by the coding sequence ATGCGCTGGAACACCCTGTCCCTTGACCACAAGCTCAAGCTCATCATTCTGGGCACGCTGCTCATGGCACTGGTTCTCTCCCAGACCATGAACGTCTTCACGGTCGTCCATGCGTACCGGCAGGAATTCAGCCACCGCATGGAAGGCACTGCCCGGCTCGTGGCCGCGGCCAGCGTGGCGGCGCTGGACTTCAACGATCCGGCAGCCGCGCGCGAAAACCTCGCCTCCCTGCGCATGATGTCCGAAATATCCGGTGCCGCCATATACGACCAGAACGGCAAACTCTTCAGCGCAATCGGAACGCCCCCGAAAAACCATGAAGCCATGGGCACGACCATGACCATGACCAACTGCGAGGTGTGCAGCCCCATATTGTCCGCAGGAGAAAAAACCGGAACGCTGGTCATCCGGGGTTCGCTGGCCGGGCAATGGGACATTCTGACCACGGACGCGGTCTTTTCCATGGCTACGCTGGTGCTCATTTTCGCGCTCAGCGGCTTTGTGGGTAGCCTGTTGCGGCGCAAAATGCTGGCCCCGCTCAAGGAAATCACCACGGTCGTCACGGATATCAGCCAAAGCCAGGACTATTCCCGCCGCGTGCATCATCAAAGCAATGATGAAATAGGAACGCTAGTCAACGAGTTCAACGCCATGCTGGATGAAATCGGCAAGCGGGACAACTGGTTGCAAAGCCACCGGGAAATGCTGGAAGACATTGTTCGCCACCGCACGCGCATGCTTCGGGAAAAAAAGCAGGAATTGCAGGAAAAGAACACCCAACTGCATATTGAAATGCGGGAACGCGAAAAGGCGGAAATGATCCGCGAGGAAGTGGAACGCCTCAACCGCCATGACCTGAAATCCTCGCTGACGCTGGTCATCGGCTATCCGGAAATCCTGCTGGGCACCGAAGGGCTGACGCACGAACAACGACGCTACATCAAACGCATCGAAGCGGCCGGGTACCGCATGTTGGACATGGTCCGCAATCATCTGGACATGTTCAAAATGGAAAAAGGCATCTACACGCTGCGCAACAACCGCCTCGACATGGTGGAACTGCTCTGCGGCCTTGAAGAGGAATTCGTGCCCCTGTTGCGCAGTTCGCAAGTGGCGCTGAACATGTCCATGAACGGCAAGGACATCACCGGGATGGAGGAGTTTTCAATTCAGGGAGAGGACCCGCTCATCCGGGCCATGGCGCGCAACCTCATCCAGAACGCCGTGGAAGCCTCAGGCAAAGGAGACACGGTATACGTGTATCTGCGCAACGGCACCCGCAAACGGCTCACCATCCAGAACTCCGGCATGGTGCCGAAAGAGATCCTGCCACGTTTCTTTGAAAAATACGCCACGCACGGCAAGGAGCACGGCACCGGGCTGGGCACGTATTTCGCCGCGCTGGTGGCCCGCACCCATCAGGCGGGCATCGCCATGAAAACCGATGCCGCGCGGGGAACCCGGATCACCGTGACCTTCAAAGGATAA
- a CDS encoding YfiR family protein → MEILSRKRLPIFAVLLALTVLPVLFAPTADAGNENRQGVEMDKLRSLFIKRMTKYVSWPVEKTDKPLIVAATDAHSLRPYFEGQSSKFTLRQWPVDECDILFLNNISPQTAAAIIKKLGERPILTVGQSSKLMEMGGMVNFRESNGRLKLQINAKAVNKAKLSISSRLMSLADVYGSRNQSQSFKPEAPSNPASKMVGAPAGKRHDKHRHGPKRGPGPKKGSGSHNGTGNRGARF, encoded by the coding sequence ATGGAAATTCTGAGCCGGAAACGGCTTCCGATTTTCGCCGTGCTGCTCGCGCTCACGGTCCTGCCTGTTCTTTTCGCCCCAACGGCCGATGCCGGTAACGAAAACAGACAAGGCGTGGAAATGGACAAACTGCGTTCCCTGTTCATAAAACGCATGACAAAATACGTTTCATGGCCCGTGGAAAAAACGGACAAACCGCTGATCGTTGCCGCAACGGATGCGCACAGCCTGCGTCCCTACTTTGAGGGACAAAGCAGCAAGTTCACCCTTCGCCAGTGGCCCGTGGATGAGTGCGACATACTTTTCCTGAACAACATTTCCCCGCAGACCGCCGCGGCCATCATCAAAAAACTGGGCGAACGCCCCATACTGACCGTGGGACAAAGCTCCAAGCTCATGGAAATGGGCGGCATGGTCAATTTCCGGGAATCGAACGGCAGGCTGAAGCTTCAAATCAACGCCAAAGCCGTCAACAAGGCGAAACTGAGCATCAGCTCCCGCCTCATGTCGCTGGCCGACGTATACGGCTCCCGCAACCAATCTCAATCCTTCAAACCCGAAGCCCCTTCCAACCCGGCATCAAAAATGGTCGGCGCGCCCGCAGGGAAACGCCACGACAAACACAGACATGGCCCGAAAAGGGGACCGGGGCCGAAAAAGGGGTCGGGGAGCCATAACGGCACAGGCAACAGGGGAGCCCGCTTTTGA